In Pseudomonas sp. MM213, a genomic segment contains:
- a CDS encoding GNAT family N-acetyltransferase, with amino-acid sequence MPETSTVIADIHMLDSGYSREARSLLYQAYRHEPTFGYLFEAERPGYEQRVRATVRELVKQHFLQDLPAIGLLVNDRLIGIALIAPPQRRLGITESWAWRLRMVLSTGFRCTRRYLEYHDAVMACVPSDSVHLLPLLGVHPQFQGKHFGEQLLQAVHNWCAVDEHSQGVVLDTGNPRYLEFYKRQGYEEIGEVAVGPIREHVFFHANPQVLQTATA; translated from the coding sequence ATGCCCGAAACCTCGACCGTCATCGCCGATATCCACATGCTCGACAGCGGCTACTCCCGCGAAGCCCGCTCCCTGTTGTACCAGGCCTACCGCCATGAACCGACCTTCGGTTACCTCTTCGAAGCCGAACGCCCCGGTTATGAACAGCGTGTACGCGCCACCGTGCGGGAACTGGTCAAGCAACACTTTCTTCAGGATTTGCCGGCCATCGGCCTGCTGGTCAACGACCGCTTGATCGGTATCGCGCTGATCGCGCCGCCGCAACGACGCCTGGGCATCACTGAAAGCTGGGCGTGGCGCCTGCGGATGGTGCTCAGCACCGGGTTTCGCTGCACCCGCCGCTACCTCGAATACCACGACGCGGTGATGGCCTGCGTGCCGTCCGATTCGGTGCACCTGCTGCCCTTGCTGGGGGTTCACCCGCAATTTCAGGGCAAGCACTTCGGCGAACAACTGCTGCAGGCGGTCCATAACTGGTGCGCGGTCGATGAGCATTCCCAGGGTGTAGTCCTCGATACCGGGAATCCGCGTTATCTGGAGTTCTATAAACGTCAGGGCTACGAGGAAATCGGTGAAGTGGCGGTAGGACCGATCCGCGAGCACGTGTTTTTCCACGCCAACCCACAGGTGCTGCAAACCGCCACGGCATAA
- the xthA gene encoding exodeoxyribonuclease III, with the protein MKIVSFNINGLRARPHQLAALIEKHQPDVIGLQETKVHDDQFPLAEIQALGYHVYFHGQKGHYGVALLSRKEPLELHKGFVTDEEDAQRRFIWGTFADANGVPVTIMNGYFPQGESRDHPTKFPAKERFYNDLQHLLESQFSNEQPLVVMGDVNISPEDCDIGIGPDNMKRWLKTGKCSFLPEEREWMARLKNWGLVDSFRHLNPDVADRFSWFDYRSRGFEDEPKRGLRIDVIMASHGLLPRVKDAGVDYELRGMEKPSDHAPIWLELS; encoded by the coding sequence ATGAAGATCGTCTCCTTCAACATCAACGGGCTGCGCGCTCGTCCTCATCAGCTGGCGGCGCTGATCGAAAAGCATCAGCCGGACGTGATCGGCCTGCAGGAAACCAAGGTCCACGACGATCAATTCCCGCTGGCCGAGATCCAGGCGCTGGGCTATCACGTGTATTTCCACGGGCAGAAAGGTCACTACGGCGTCGCCCTGCTCTCGCGCAAGGAACCGCTGGAACTGCACAAAGGTTTCGTCACCGATGAAGAAGACGCCCAGCGCCGCTTCATCTGGGGCACCTTCGCTGATGCCAATGGCGTGCCGGTGACCATCATGAACGGCTATTTCCCACAGGGTGAAAGCCGCGACCATCCGACCAAATTCCCGGCCAAGGAACGTTTCTACAACGATCTGCAGCACCTGCTGGAAAGCCAGTTCAGCAACGAACAGCCGCTGGTGGTGATGGGCGATGTGAACATTTCCCCGGAAGACTGCGACATCGGTATCGGCCCGGACAACATGAAGCGCTGGCTGAAAACCGGTAAATGCAGCTTCCTGCCGGAAGAACGCGAGTGGATGGCACGCCTGAAGAACTGGGGCCTGGTGGACAGCTTCCGCCACCTGAACCCGGACGTGGCCGACCGATTCAGCTGGTTCGACTACCGCAGCCGTGGCTTTGAGGATGAACCGAAGCGCGGGCTGCGGATTGACGTGATCATGGCGTCCCACGGCTTGTTGCCGCGCGTGAAGGATGCCGGTGTGGATTACGAGCTGCGCGGGATGGAAAAACCATCGGACCACGCGCCGATCTGGCTTGAGTTGAGCTAA
- a CDS encoding substrate-binding domain-containing protein: MTLRVFFLLMLCAGLPITASAGDLPTPKQGPVLRIQGSNTIGAALGPALVEGLMREQGLFKVHSETPDKANELRVVGETAQGRRVMVDIAAHGSSTGFTALKNATADLAASSRPIKDSELLALQSLGDLKSPGAEQVIAIDGLAIILHPQNPLNQLNTEQLAQIFSGEVKTWEELGGSGGTIHLYARDDQSGTYDTFKEVVLSRRGKTLNSAAKRFESSEQLSDAVSLDPQGIGFIGLPYVRQAKAVAIVDGQSQAMPPLNSLIATEDYPLSRRLFFYLPPNAKNPWAEALVAFAQSSNGQAIVAANGFIAQTVQAMAVTPNALMPEGYQALSRHAQRLTVNFRFEEGSATLDNKARQDLTRVLDYLQQNQKTNRQVTLVGFGDAKSDPARADLLSKLRAMAVRRELVKSGVVFREIRGFGAEMPVAANSADEGRIKNRRVEVWVY; this comes from the coding sequence ATGACGCTGCGCGTTTTCTTCCTGTTAATGCTGTGCGCCGGGTTGCCAATCACCGCGTCGGCCGGTGACTTGCCGACGCCCAAACAGGGACCGGTGTTGCGCATCCAGGGTTCCAACACCATTGGCGCGGCATTGGGCCCGGCGCTGGTCGAGGGCTTGATGCGCGAGCAAGGCTTGTTCAAGGTCCACAGCGAAACCCCGGACAAAGCCAACGAATTGCGCGTGGTCGGTGAAACCGCTCAGGGCCGCCGGGTTATGGTGGACATCGCGGCCCACGGTTCCAGCACCGGTTTCACCGCCCTGAAAAACGCCACGGCGGACCTCGCCGCCTCTTCGCGCCCGATCAAGGACAGCGAACTGCTGGCCCTGCAATCCCTCGGCGACCTGAAGAGCCCCGGCGCCGAGCAGGTGATCGCCATCGACGGCCTGGCAATCATCCTTCATCCGCAAAACCCGCTGAATCAACTCAACACCGAACAACTGGCGCAAATCTTCAGCGGCGAAGTGAAAACCTGGGAAGAACTCGGCGGCAGCGGTGGGACCATTCACCTGTATGCGCGGGATGACCAATCGGGCACGTACGACACGTTTAAGGAAGTGGTGCTCAGCCGTCGTGGGAAAACGCTGAACAGCGCAGCGAAACGTTTCGAATCCAGCGAGCAGTTGTCCGACGCGGTCAGCCTCGATCCGCAAGGCATCGGTTTTATCGGCCTGCCCTACGTGCGTCAGGCTAAAGCCGTAGCGATCGTCGATGGCCAATCCCAGGCCATGCCGCCGCTCAACAGCCTGATCGCCACGGAAGACTATCCATTGTCGCGGCGGTTGTTCTTTTACCTGCCGCCCAACGCCAAAAACCCCTGGGCCGAAGCATTGGTGGCGTTTGCGCAAAGCAGCAACGGTCAGGCCATCGTTGCGGCCAACGGGTTTATTGCCCAGACCGTCCAGGCGATGGCCGTTACGCCCAATGCATTGATGCCCGAGGGTTATCAGGCGCTCAGTCGCCACGCCCAGCGCTTGACCGTGAATTTTCGTTTCGAGGAAGGCAGCGCAACGCTGGACAACAAGGCCCGACAGGATCTGACGCGGGTGCTTGATTACCTTCAGCAGAACCAGAAAACCAACCGGCAGGTGACGTTGGTGGGGTTTGGCGATGCCAAGAGCGATCCGGCGCGGGCTGACCTGCTGTCGAAATTGCGGGCCATGGCGGTGCGGCGGGAGTTGGTGAAAAGCGGCGTGGTGTTTCGCGAGATTCGCGGTTTTGGCGCCGAGATGCCGGTGGCGGCCAATAGTGCGGATGAGGGGCGGATCAAGAATCGGCGGGTTGAGGTTTGGGTGTATTGA
- a CDS encoding ankyrin repeat domain-containing protein, which yields MSDQSRQMTPEEAAEFAEQVFNKAREGDAAMMAALLTKGLPPNLRNHKGDTLLMLAAYHGHVDTVKVLLEHKADPEIRNDNGQSPIAGAAFKGDLAVVKSLVEGGALVEGASFDGRTALMMAAMFNRVEIVDYLISKGADPKAKDANGVSALDAAKTLGAVDTVAQLEKLLG from the coding sequence ATGTCCGATCAAAGCCGCCAGATGACCCCCGAAGAAGCCGCCGAATTTGCCGAACAGGTTTTCAACAAGGCGCGCGAGGGCGATGCGGCGATGATGGCTGCGCTGCTGACCAAAGGCCTGCCGCCGAACCTGCGCAACCACAAGGGTGACACGTTACTGATGCTGGCCGCTTACCACGGCCATGTGGACACGGTGAAAGTGCTGCTTGAGCACAAGGCTGATCCGGAAATCCGCAACGACAATGGCCAGAGCCCGATTGCCGGCGCGGCGTTCAAAGGGGACCTGGCGGTGGTCAAGTCGTTGGTCGAGGGCGGTGCGCTGGTGGAAGGTGCATCGTTTGACGGTCGCACGGCGTTGATGATGGCGGCGATGTTCAACCGCGTGGAAATCGTTGATTACCTGATCAGCAAAGGGGCGGATCCGAAGGCCAAGGATGCCAATGGGGTTTCGGCGTTGGATGCTGCGAAAACGCTGGGTGCGGTGGATACTGTTGCGCAATTGGAGAAGCTGCTGGGCTGA
- a CDS encoding long-chain-acyl-CoA synthetase, with protein MSRTTNDTITWGMMLRKLPSIAKAIPRVVKGMKAANVKDPTQPCGLGWSFEQATLRNPAGPALLQGAVVLTYSQVNQWANRIAHHLIAQGIGKGDVVAVFIENRPELLVNILAVAKVGAISALLNTSQTRDTLAHSLNLVAPAAIIVGEELVPAFAAVRERVSIDAARTWFVADQDTYRQPGIAPDGFINLMTAIADSPSDNPVSSQQVFFDDPCFYIYTSGTTGLPKAGVFKHGRWMRSSASFGLIALDMRPEDIVYCTLPLYHATGLCVCWGSAISGASGFAIRRKFSASQFWSDVRNYRATTLGYVGELCRYLVDQPPSAEDNQHGVTKMIGNGLRPGAWHEFKTRFGVNHICELYAASDGNIGFTNILNFDNTVGFSLMSWELAAYDHDSGAPTRDANGFMRKVAKGEQGLLLAKIDDKAPLDGYTDPQKTEKVVLHDVFEKGDRYFNTGDLLRNIGFGHAQFVDRLGDTYRWKGENVSTTEVENILLQHPNISEAVAYGVEVRNTNGRAGMAAITPAESLATLDFSELLAFAREQMPAYAVPLFLRVKVKMETTGTFKYQKTRLKDEAFDPGKTGDDPIYAWLPGTDTYVQVDEQLLADIHGGKYRY; from the coding sequence ATGAGCCGCACGACGAACGACACGATTACCTGGGGCATGATGCTCCGCAAGCTGCCGTCCATTGCCAAAGCCATCCCCCGGGTGGTGAAAGGCATGAAGGCCGCCAACGTCAAGGACCCGACCCAACCGTGTGGCCTGGGCTGGAGCTTCGAACAAGCGACGTTGCGCAATCCCGCCGGCCCGGCCTTGCTCCAGGGCGCGGTGGTGCTCACGTACTCGCAAGTCAATCAATGGGCCAATCGCATCGCCCATCACTTGATTGCCCAAGGCATCGGCAAGGGCGATGTGGTCGCGGTGTTCATCGAAAACCGTCCGGAACTGTTGGTGAACATATTGGCGGTGGCCAAGGTCGGGGCGATCAGTGCCTTGCTCAACACGTCTCAAACCCGCGATACCCTGGCCCACAGCCTGAACCTGGTGGCGCCGGCAGCGATCATTGTTGGTGAGGAACTGGTGCCGGCGTTTGCGGCAGTGCGCGAACGGGTCTCGATCGACGCGGCGCGCACCTGGTTCGTCGCCGACCAGGACACCTACCGCCAACCGGGCATTGCCCCCGACGGTTTCATCAACCTGATGACCGCGATTGCCGACAGCCCCAGCGACAACCCCGTCAGCAGCCAGCAGGTTTTTTTCGACGACCCGTGTTTCTACATCTACACCTCGGGCACCACCGGGCTGCCCAAGGCCGGGGTGTTCAAACACGGCCGCTGGATGCGCAGCTCGGCCAGTTTCGGCTTGATCGCACTGGACATGCGCCCCGAGGACATCGTCTATTGCACCTTGCCGCTGTATCACGCCACCGGGCTGTGCGTGTGCTGGGGCTCTGCCATCAGCGGCGCCTCGGGGTTTGCCATCCGCCGCAAGTTCAGCGCCAGTCAGTTCTGGAGCGACGTGCGCAATTACCGCGCGACCACCCTCGGTTACGTCGGCGAATTGTGCCGCTACCTCGTGGATCAACCGCCCAGCGCCGAGGACAACCAGCACGGCGTGACGAAAATGATCGGCAACGGCCTGCGCCCCGGCGCATGGCACGAATTCAAGACACGCTTTGGCGTGAACCACATCTGCGAGTTGTACGCGGCCAGCGACGGCAATATCGGTTTCACCAACATCCTCAACTTCGACAACACCGTCGGGTTTTCCCTGATGTCTTGGGAGCTTGCGGCCTACGACCATGACAGCGGGGCGCCGACGCGTGACGCCAACGGCTTCATGCGCAAGGTGGCCAAGGGTGAGCAGGGGCTGTTGCTGGCGAAGATCGACGACAAGGCGCCGCTGGATGGCTACACCGATCCGCAGAAGACTGAAAAAGTCGTGCTGCACGACGTGTTCGAGAAGGGTGACCGTTACTTCAACACCGGTGACCTGCTGCGCAACATCGGTTTTGGTCACGCGCAGTTCGTCGACCGCCTGGGGGACACTTATCGCTGGAAGGGTGAAAACGTCTCGACCACCGAGGTCGAAAACATCCTGCTGCAACACCCGAACATTTCCGAAGCCGTGGCTTATGGCGTGGAGGTCCGCAACACCAACGGGCGCGCCGGGATGGCGGCGATCACACCCGCCGAGTCCCTGGCGACCCTGGATTTCAGCGAGCTGCTGGCCTTCGCCCGTGAGCAAATGCCGGCGTATGCGGTGCCGCTGTTCCTGCGGGTGAAAGTGAAGATGGAGACCACCGGCACCTTCAAATACCAGAAGACCCGTCTCAAGGACGAAGCCTTCGACCCTGGCAAAACCGGCGACGACCCGATCTATGCCTGGCTGCCGGGAACCGACACTTACGTGCAGGTCGACGAACAATTGCTGGCGGATATTCACGGTGGCAAGTACCGCTATTGA
- a CDS encoding DUF3509 domain-containing protein, which yields MNLIQEKFSSLFSNFEVTTQPRPDGGILLTLRSSEGRVFKRSVSYQQLHAGDQLSWVISAIRRDLAEQASELPQISMLQSQQRFALPTYHSA from the coding sequence ATGAACCTGATCCAGGAAAAATTTTCGTCCCTGTTCTCCAACTTCGAAGTCACCACCCAGCCACGTCCCGACGGTGGCATTCTGCTGACCTTGCGCAGCAGTGAAGGCAGAGTCTTCAAGCGCTCGGTTTCCTACCAGCAGCTGCATGCCGGTGATCAGCTGTCGTGGGTAATCAGTGCGATCCGCCGTGACCTGGCCGAACAGGCCAGCGAATTGCCGCAGATCTCCATGCTGCAAAGCCAACAGCGCTTTGCGCTGCCGACGTATCACTCGGCATAA
- the mtnC gene encoding acireductone synthase, with translation MPIKAILTDIEGTTSAVSFVFDVLFPYAAKHLPDFVRQHAARADVAEQLDAVRRDSHEPDADVERVIETLLGWIAEDRKATPLKALQGMVWEQGYQAGQLKGHVYPDAVEALKRWHQQGFKLFVYSSGSIQAQKLIFGCSEAGDLSPLFSGYFDTTSGPKREAQSYQRITQAIGLEAAQILFLSDIVEELDAARTAGMATCGLAREGGELAGHVTVDSFARINPSAY, from the coding sequence ATGCCGATCAAAGCGATTCTCACCGACATCGAAGGCACCACCAGCGCGGTGAGTTTTGTGTTCGACGTGCTGTTTCCCTACGCTGCCAAACACCTGCCGGACTTCGTTCGCCAGCACGCCGCGCGCGCCGATGTGGCGGAGCAACTGGACGCCGTGCGCCGGGATAGCCATGAGCCGGACGCCGATGTCGAGCGCGTCATCGAGACTCTCCTGGGCTGGATCGCCGAAGACCGCAAAGCCACGCCGCTGAAGGCGTTGCAAGGCATGGTCTGGGAGCAGGGCTATCAGGCCGGGCAGTTGAAAGGTCACGTGTACCCGGACGCCGTTGAAGCGCTCAAGCGCTGGCATCAGCAGGGTTTCAAACTGTTTGTTTATTCCTCGGGTTCGATTCAGGCGCAAAAACTGATCTTCGGCTGCTCCGAGGCGGGGGATTTGTCGCCGTTGTTCAGCGGCTATTTCGACACCACATCGGGACCCAAGCGTGAAGCGCAGTCGTACCAGCGCATCACCCAGGCCATCGGCCTTGAAGCGGCGCAGATTCTGTTCCTGTCGGACATCGTCGAAGAGCTGGACGCGGCGCGCACGGCGGGTATGGCAACCTGCGGACTGGCACGTGAAGGCGGGGAGTTGGCAGGGCATGTGACCGTGGACAGCTTCGCCCGGATCAACCCTTCCGCGTACTAA
- a CDS encoding 1,2-dihydroxy-3-keto-5-methylthiopentene dioxygenase, which translates to MSSLSVYHVSSPDIPNKVLTHFEDIASTLAEQGVRFDRWQAAAKIQPGASQEEVIAAYQEQIDKLMTERGYITVDVVSLNSDHPQKAELRAKFLDEHRHGEDEVRFFVAGRGLFTLHIDDYVYAVLCEKNDLISVPAGTPHWFDMGEHPHFVAIRLFNNPEGWVANFTGEDIASRFPRLED; encoded by the coding sequence ATGAGCAGCCTGTCCGTCTACCATGTCTCAAGCCCTGACATTCCGAACAAGGTGCTGACCCATTTCGAAGACATCGCCTCGACCCTGGCCGAGCAGGGTGTGCGCTTCGACCGCTGGCAAGCGGCGGCGAAAATCCAGCCCGGCGCCAGTCAGGAAGAAGTGATTGCCGCGTACCAGGAGCAAATCGACAAGCTGATGACTGAACGCGGTTACATCACCGTCGATGTGGTCAGCCTGAACAGCGATCATCCGCAAAAAGCCGAATTGCGCGCCAAGTTCCTCGACGAGCACCGCCATGGCGAAGACGAAGTACGATTTTTCGTCGCCGGCCGTGGCTTGTTTACCCTTCATATCGACGATTATGTCTACGCCGTGCTCTGCGAGAAAAACGACCTGATCTCGGTACCGGCCGGCACGCCGCACTGGTTCGACATGGGCGAGCATCCGCATTTCGTCGCGATCCGGCTGTTCAACAACCCGGAAGGCTGGGTGGCCAATTTCACCGGCGAAGACATCGCCAGCCGCTTCCCGCGTCTTGAGGACTGA
- a CDS encoding methylthioribulose 1-phosphate dehydratase — MSLTREHLAQEIIDAGRFLYGRGWSPATSSNYSTRLSPSEALLTVSGKHKGQLGIDDVLATDLSGNSLEPGKKPSAETLLHTQLYSWRAEIGAVLHTHSVNATVLSRLTPEDFIEFEDYELQKAFNGISTHESRVRVPIFDNDQDIARLAAKVQPWLEAHPDCVGYLIRGHGLYTWGARMSDALRQIEAFEFLFECELKTRSILNR; from the coding sequence ATGAGCCTGACCCGTGAACACCTCGCCCAGGAAATCATCGACGCCGGGCGTTTTTTGTATGGCCGCGGCTGGTCGCCGGCCACCAGCAGCAACTATTCGACCCGACTGTCGCCGAGCGAAGCCTTGCTGACCGTGTCCGGCAAGCACAAAGGCCAGTTGGGCATCGACGATGTGCTGGCCACTGATCTGTCGGGCAACAGTCTGGAACCGGGCAAGAAACCGTCCGCCGAAACCTTGTTGCACACCCAACTCTATAGCTGGCGTGCGGAGATCGGCGCGGTGCTGCACACCCATTCGGTGAACGCCACGGTGCTGTCGCGCCTGACGCCGGAAGATTTCATCGAGTTCGAAGACTACGAGCTGCAAAAGGCTTTCAACGGCATCTCGACTCACGAATCCCGGGTGCGTGTGCCGATTTTCGACAACGATCAGGACATTGCGCGCTTGGCCGCCAAGGTGCAGCCTTGGCTGGAAGCCCATCCCGATTGCGTCGGCTATCTGATTCGCGGTCACGGCCTCTACACCTGGGGCGCCCGCATGAGTGATGCGTTGCGGCAGATCGAGGCCTTTGAATTTTTGTTCGAGTGCGAGTTGAAGACGCGTTCGATCCTAAACCGTTAA
- a CDS encoding MFS transporter, with protein sequence MTVAALPYWRLSSFYLFYFALLGSTAPFLALYFDHLGFSAARIGELVAIPMLMRCVAPNIWGWLGDYTGQRLAIVRFGAVCTLLTFSLIFVSKTYAWLAMVMALHAFFWHAVLPQFEVITLAHLKGQTSRYSQIRLWGSIGFIITVVALGRLFEWLSLDIYPVALVLIMAGIVVSSLWVPNAQPVQSERLAADGFLKQLRSPGVLAFYACVALMQMSHGPYYTFLTLHLERLGYSRGLIGLLWAVGVVAEVLMFLAMSKILARFSVRRVLLASFLLAALRWLLLGSLAEFLSVLLFAQVLHAATFGSFHAAAIQFVQRSFGARQQGQGQALYAALAGTGGALGALYSGYSWNALGASFTFSIASLAAFAAAVIIATRMQEDRP encoded by the coding sequence ATGACCGTGGCGGCGCTCCCGTACTGGCGGCTCTCCAGTTTCTATCTGTTCTATTTCGCCTTGCTCGGTTCGACAGCGCCGTTCCTGGCGCTGTACTTCGATCACCTGGGTTTTTCTGCCGCGCGCATCGGTGAGCTGGTGGCGATCCCGATGCTGATGCGTTGCGTCGCGCCGAACATCTGGGGCTGGCTCGGGGATTACACCGGCCAGCGCCTGGCCATCGTGCGCTTCGGCGCGGTCTGCACGCTGCTGACGTTCTCGCTGATTTTCGTCAGCAAAACCTACGCCTGGCTGGCGATGGTCATGGCGTTGCATGCGTTCTTCTGGCACGCGGTGTTGCCGCAGTTCGAAGTCATCACCCTGGCGCATCTGAAAGGGCAGACGTCCCGTTACAGTCAGATCCGTTTGTGGGGTTCCATCGGTTTCATCATCACCGTGGTCGCGCTCGGTCGCTTGTTCGAATGGCTCAGCCTCGACATCTACCCGGTGGCGTTGGTGCTGATCATGGCCGGGATCGTCGTCAGCAGCCTGTGGGTGCCGAACGCGCAACCGGTCCAGAGTGAAAGACTGGCGGCTGACGGGTTTCTCAAGCAGTTGCGCAGCCCCGGTGTGCTGGCGTTTTACGCGTGCGTGGCGCTGATGCAGATGAGCCACGGCCCGTATTACACCTTTCTGACGTTGCACCTTGAGCGATTGGGTTACAGCCGTGGCTTGATCGGCCTGCTCTGGGCAGTGGGCGTGGTGGCCGAAGTGTTGATGTTTCTGGCCATGAGCAAGATCCTTGCGCGCTTCTCCGTGCGCCGGGTGCTGCTGGCGAGTTTTCTGCTGGCGGCGCTGCGTTGGTTGCTGCTGGGGTCGCTCGCTGAATTTTTATCGGTGCTGCTGTTTGCCCAGGTATTGCACGCGGCGACGTTCGGCAGCTTTCACGCCGCTGCCATCCAGTTCGTGCAACGTAGCTTCGGCGCGCGCCAGCAAGGGCAGGGCCAGGCGTTGTACGCAGCACTGGCCGGCACCGGCGGCGCACTGGGCGCGTTGTACTCCGGCTACAGCTGGAATGCCCTCGGGGCCTCGTTCACCTTTAGTATTGCCAGTCTGGCAGCCTTCGCGGCTGCCGTTATCATTGCCACACGTATGCAAGAGGACCGGCCATGA
- the aroC gene encoding chorismate synthase, which yields MSGNTYGKLFTVTTAGESHGPALVAIVDGCPPGLEISLEDLQRDLDRRKPGTSRHTTQRQEADEVEILSGIFEGRTTGCSIGLLIRNTDQKSKDYSAIKDLFRPAHADYTYHHKYGERDYRGGGRSSARETAMRVAAGAIAKKYLATQGIVIRGYMSQLGPIEIPFKTWDSVEENAFFSPDPDKVPELEAYMDQLRRDQDSVGAKITVVAEGVMPGLGEPIFDRLDAELAHALMSINAVKGVEIGAGFASVSQRGTEHRDEMTPEGFLSNNAGGILGGISSGQPIVAHLALKPTSSITTPGRSIDINGNPVEVITKGRHDPCVGIRATPIAEAMMAIVLMDHLLRHRGQNADVRVSTPVLGQL from the coding sequence ATGTCCGGCAATACCTACGGCAAGCTGTTCACTGTCACCACCGCGGGCGAAAGCCATGGTCCGGCGTTGGTCGCCATTGTCGACGGCTGCCCGCCGGGGCTGGAAATTTCCCTGGAAGATTTGCAGCGCGACCTCGATCGCCGCAAACCCGGCACCAGCCGCCACACCACCCAACGCCAGGAAGCCGACGAAGTCGAAATCCTCTCCGGCATTTTCGAAGGTCGCACCACGGGCTGCTCTATCGGCCTGTTGATCCGCAACACCGACCAGAAGTCCAAGGACTACTCGGCGATCAAGGACCTGTTCCGCCCGGCCCACGCCGACTACACCTATCACCACAAGTACGGCGAACGCGATTACCGTGGTGGTGGCCGCAGCTCGGCGCGGGAAACCGCCATGCGTGTGGCGGCTGGCGCGATTGCCAAGAAATACCTGGCCACCCAGGGCATCGTCATTCGCGGTTACATGAGCCAGCTCGGCCCGATCGAAATCCCGTTCAAGACCTGGGATTCGGTGGAAGAAAACGCGTTCTTCAGCCCTGATCCGGACAAGGTGCCAGAACTGGAAGCCTATATGGACCAGTTGCGCCGCGACCAGGATTCGGTTGGCGCGAAGATCACCGTCGTTGCCGAAGGCGTGATGCCAGGCCTTGGCGAGCCGATCTTCGACCGTCTCGACGCCGAACTGGCCCACGCGCTGATGAGCATCAACGCGGTCAAAGGCGTGGAAATCGGCGCCGGTTTCGCCAGTGTTTCCCAGCGCGGCACCGAGCATCGCGATGAAATGACCCCGGAAGGATTCCTCAGCAACAACGCTGGCGGCATCCTCGGCGGCATCTCCTCCGGCCAGCCAATCGTTGCGCATTTGGCGTTGAAGCCAACATCGAGCATCACCACGCCGGGCCGTTCCATCGACATCAATGGCAACCCGGTGGAGGTCATCACCAAGGGCCGTCACGACCCGTGCGTCGGCATCCGCGCCACGCCGATTGCCGAAGCGATGATGGCCATCGTGCTGATGGATCACCTGTTGCGTCACCGCGGGCAGAACGCCGATGTGCGCGTGAGCACGCCGGTGCTGGGTCAGCTTTAA
- a CDS encoding alpha/beta hydrolase translates to MGACESNRHLVHDGVMMLRVLALSLTLFTGFVQATVLQRPITLDTGTGELFGSLLLPKSDKPVPVVLIISGSGPTDRDGNNPDGGRNDSLKRLAWVLAKHNIASVRYDKRGVAASLAATPDERNLSVEAYVADAEAWGHKLKSDPRFGQLILLGHSEGALIASLAAPSVDAAGVISLSGSARPIDQVLRQQLSNRLPPPLMLRSNELLDSLKAGRTDDNVPPQLQVIFRPSVQPYLISLFRQDPAAAFAKLKMPALIIQGSNDIQVGVGDARLLQAAKPDAELALIEGMNHVMRIVPNDVKRQLASYKDPQLPLAAELGTRILGFIDGLRSS, encoded by the coding sequence ATGGGTGCCTGCGAGTCCAACCGGCATCTTGTTCATGATGGCGTGATGATGCTGCGAGTTTTAGCCTTGAGCCTTACCTTGTTTACCGGCTTTGTACAGGCCACCGTCCTGCAACGGCCGATCACATTGGATACCGGCACCGGGGAGCTTTTCGGCTCGTTGTTGCTGCCAAAATCCGACAAACCCGTACCGGTTGTCCTGATCATTTCCGGCTCCGGTCCTACAGACCGTGACGGCAATAACCCCGACGGCGGACGCAACGACAGCCTCAAGCGCCTCGCCTGGGTACTGGCCAAACACAACATCGCCAGCGTGCGTTACGACAAACGCGGCGTGGCGGCGAGCCTCGCGGCGACCCCGGACGAACGCAATCTGTCGGTGGAAGCCTATGTGGCCGACGCCGAGGCCTGGGGCCACAAGCTCAAAAGCGATCCGCGCTTTGGCCAGTTGATTCTGCTGGGCCACAGCGAAGGCGCATTGATCGCCAGCCTCGCGGCGCCGAGCGTCGATGCCGCCGGGGTGATTTCCCTGTCCGGCAGCGCCCGGCCGATCGATCAGGTGCTGCGTCAGCAACTGAGCAATCGCTTGCCTCCTCCGCTGATGCTGCGCAGCAATGAACTGCTCGACAGCCTCAAGGCCGGTCGCACCGATGACAACGTACCGCCGCAACTTCAGGTGATATTCCGCCCGAGCGTACAGCCGTACCTGATCTCACTGTTCCGCCAGGACCCCGCCGCCGCATTCGCCAAATTGAAAATGCCGGCGCTGATCATTCAAGGCAGCAACGACATCCAGGTCGGTGTCGGCGACGCCAGGTTGTTGCAGGCCGCCAAACCGGACGCCGAACTGGCGTTGATCGAGGGCATGAACCACGTCATGCGCATCGTGCCCAACGACGTCAAACGGCAATTGGCCTCCTACAAAGATCCGCAATTGCCGCTGGCAGCCGAACTGGGCACACGGATCCTCGGGTTTATTGACGGACTTCGCTCCAGTTGA